A genome region from Salvia splendens isolate huo1 chromosome 19, SspV2, whole genome shotgun sequence includes the following:
- the LOC121778950 gene encoding uncharacterized protein LOC121778950: MQQPRFDGTDAANWISRVQYYFEHLLMPEDHRLHYVVMFFDPPASEWVFNYRANNPNAQWKEFLEDMRRRFDPQYFQNFIGLIAKLCQSGSLAKYHTTFETMLNRVRGVPEYILLPIYVEGLQQPVKNQVKHQNPPSVVAAMALATEYDSTVDRQTAPAGGQRRAWQNHDQRQFTTPQQPLALPAPPLNRLAQSKGQEYSKMPVVWLTAAERAERSKQGLCWWCPEKWVAGHSCRGRFLVYMGADMDSDEEDDDQEGLPETPVISADLSHIYTLDGRQWEEDIELRGVIGDLHVRILVDTGSSHNFLHPKVAEKLALPLQQIRPFRIYVGNGASLLCTHASIQTRVVIQKHIFLVDLHILLVHGPEVILGRVWLKQMRRVTSDYIDGTLEFLRNGRLVCLKLVPPSAEEVSLKTFASLLTLQGQAELFELVQLPAAEPGEMPADEELVFPPGLPDEIRSVLEYHRDVFGLPSGVPPIRKFDHKIHLLPNAKPVNVRPYRYPYFQKNEIEKQVKDMLESGIIRPSQSPFSSPVLLIRKNDGSFRFCIDYRALNAVTVPNHFPIPTFLH; the protein is encoded by the coding sequence ATGCAACAACCGCGGTTTGATGGTACTGATGCGGCTAATTGGATTTCACGGGTTCAATATTATTTTGAGCACTTGTTGATGCCGGAGGACCACAGATTGCATTACGTGGTGATGTTCTTCGATCCGCCAGCCTCGGAATGGGTGTTCAACTATCGCGCAAACAACCCCAACGCACAATGGAAGGAATTTTTGGAGGATATGCGTCGGCGTTTCGATCCTCAGTATTTTCAGAACTTCATCGGCCTTATTGCGAAGTTGTGCCAGTCTGGATCGCTGGCGAAGTACCACACGACGTTTGAAACGATGCTCAATCGTGTACGTGGGGTCCCGGAATATATTTTGCTGCCTATTTATGTGGAGGGACTTCAACAGCCAGTGAAGAACCAGGTCAAACACCAGAACCCACCCTCCGTGGTGGCAGCTATGGCATTGGCAACTGAATATGACTCAACGGTGGATCGGCAGACAGCACCTGCAGGCGGTCAGCGCCGAGCTTGGCAGAACCACGATCAGCGGCAATTCACAACCCCGCAGCAGCCACTGGCGTTGCCGGCGCCGCCTCTGAATCGTCTAGCCCAGTCAAAAGGGCAGGAATACTCCAAGATGCCGGTGGTGTGGCTGACCGCAGCGGAGCGTGCGGAGCGCTCTAAGCAAGGGCTTTGTTGGTGGTGCCCGGAGAAGTGGGTTGCGGGCCACTCTTGCCGGGGCAGATTTCTGGTGTACATGGGAGCTGATATGGACTCGGATGAGGAGGATGATGATCAGGAGGGGCTGCCAGAGACGCCGGTTATTTCCGCGGACCTGTCCCACATTTACACCCTGGATGGCAGACAATGGGAGGAGGATATTGAGTTGAGGGGTGTGATTGGAGACTTGCATGTGCGCATTCTAGTGGATACGGGGAGCTCCCACAACTTCTTGCATCCTAAAGTGGCGGAGAAATTAGCATTGCCCCTACAGCAGATTCGACCGTTTCGCATTTACGTCGGTAACGGTGCGTCATTACTTTGTACTCATGCTTCCATACAAACTAGGGTGGTGATTCAAAAGCATATTTTTCTGGTTGACTTACACATTCTTCTCGTGCATGGTCCTGAGGTGATATTGGGGAGGGTTTGGCTTAAACAGATGCGCAGAGTGACCAGTGATTATATCGACGGAACGTTGGAGTTCCTACGGAATGGGCGACTCGTCTGCCTCAAGCTCGTTCCGCCTTCAGCAGAGGAGGTGTCGCTGAAAACGTTTGCTTCCCTCCTAACACTGCAGGGTCAAGCGGAGTTGTTTGAGTTGGTGCAGCTTCCGGCAGCAGAGCCCGGGGAAATGCCGGCAGATGAGGAGTTGGTATTTCCGCCGGGACTGCCGGACGAGATCCGCAGTGTGCTTGAATACCACAGGGACGTTTTCGGGCTGCCATCGGGGGTTCCTCCTATACGGAAATTCGACCACAAGATCCACCTGTTGCCAAATGCGAAGCCGGTCAATGTGCGGCCCTACAGATACCCGTACTTCCAGAAGAATGAGATCGAGAAGCAGGTGAAAGACATGTTGGAGTCAGGAATCATTCGACCGAGTCAGAGTCCGTTCTCTTCGCCGGTGCTCCTTATCAGAAAGAATGATGGCTCTTTCCGTTTTTGCATTGACTACAGAGCCCTGAATGCGGTCACAGTCCCTAATCATTTCCCGATCCCGACGTTTTTGCATTGA
- the LOC121779363 gene encoding uncharacterized protein LOC121779363 — MCNQGLVQYFGLRSETRRTATGVPDPYGTEAGNPADVPAGHEARWMLNVHVIDTRGAVDKLGCTECRCDLYNVTADENGEALPLDYVGGLKCCHDGVRCRVKGGFWGEGRSLYLRYTVTYMDWDASIVPVKIYILDVTDTWRKADESTGLKATHHCLIEYDVEACPFGAENDGCIHTKILIVSLPTGGDVIYGVGHQHSGGFGSTLIGEGGNVICASVPTYGTGHEPGNEAGYIVGMSTCYPSPGSVKISAGETLTLVSNYSSAQRHTGVMGLFYILIADSSAKTGAIEHSPAQVRMNTMGSYLGWPIALFGIGLVLALELIYSGRNGYEEI; from the exons ATGTGTAATCAAGGTCTCGTGCAGTATTTTGGGCTCAGGTCTGAGACTCGAAGGACAGCTACTGGCGTCCCGGATCCTTATGGCACTGAGGCCGGGAATCCAGCAGACGTGCCTGCTGGACACGAGGCGCGATGGATGCTCAATGTGCACGTGATTGACACTCGCGGTGCTGTGGACAAGCTGGGCTGTACCGAGTGCAGGTGTGATTTGTACAACGTGACTGCAGATGAAAATGGTGAGGCATTGCCCTTGGATTATGTTGGTGGCTTGAAATGCTGCCATGATGGGGTTAGATGCAGAGTTAAGGGAGGTTTTTGGGGTGAGGGGCGAAGCCTCTACTTGAGGTACACGGTGACGTATATGGACTGGGATGCATCCATCGTGCCTGTTAAGATTTATATACTCGATGTCACTGACACATGGAGAAAGGCAGATGAATCCACAGGGCTCAAAGCTACACATCATTGCTTG ATTGAGTATGATGTCGAAGCTTGCCCCTTTGGCGCTGAGAATGATGGATGCATTCATACCAAAATCCTAATTGTTAGCTTACCAACTGGCGGTGATGTTATCTACGGTGTTGGACATCAGCACTCAGGAGGCTTTGGTTCAACTCTTATCGGGGAG GGAGGAAACGTCATATGCGCATCTGTTCCGACTTATGGGACTGGACACGAACCAGGAAACGAGGCTGGCTACATTGTCGGAATGTCCACCTGTTATCCTTCACCGGGCAGTGTCAAGATTTCGGCAGGGGAGACACTAACTCTTGTATCTAACTATAGCAGTGCACAGAGACATACAGGAGTTATGGGACTGTTTTACATCTTGATTGCTGACTCATCAGCGAAAACGGGTGCAATCGAGCATTCTCCAGCACAA GTGCGTATGAATACGATGGGATCCTATCTTGGTTGGCCTATTGCACTGTTTGGAATTGGTCTCGTTCTGGCTCTGGAGCTTATTTACAGTGGTCGGAATGGGTACGAAGAAATATAA